GATAAGCAATTGATCGAGAGAGGATTCAAGCCTGTGGACTATCTATATGACGATAATGAGCATGAATTTTAATTTACTTGAGCGTTGCGATAACAGGAATTGGCACTCATAACCTTGCAATGCAGCGGACGTAGTAAAGCGCACTACTGATTCCACCTGTTAGGCGACAATAGGGGAGCTAATAATGAAAATCGTAGTTCAAATGGGACCTGATGAGGCCGAGTTGGCGCTCAACAAACTAAAAGAAGAAGATTTTATCATCGACAAAGATACCTATTATTACATTAGAGATGAGATCTTCATTAAGGATATGGAGAATTTTATTCATAGAGTAGCACCGGGAAAGTGGCAAGAAACGGGTAATCTGGAAGGGGCTGAAAAGGTCAGGAGATGGTTTTCCAACGAGGATCTCATCAACAAGTATTACCGTGAGTACAACAAGCTCCGACAAAGATTTTTCTTACATAACAACGCAATATACACCTACGAGTTTCTCGGTTTCATGAATGTGGCCAACGAGATCCAGCTAATAAAATTAGACATGCAGGATATTGCCAACTTGTTGAACCAATTAACAGAGAAGCCACTCAGAAAGCTACTCCGAAAATTTAGTGTCCCCTAACGAGCGACTATGGCCATTGACGACATGGATATCCCGGGATTCCGGCTCCATCCGTTAAAGGGGGAGTATAAATGTTTGTGGGCGATAAACATGAGCGGAAACTGGCGCGTGACCTTTCGATTACATGAAAGTAACGTTTACGACGTTAATTATGAGAACTACAATTAATGAGGATGCATAACCCGCCCCATCCGGGCGAATTTATCCGGGAGGTCTACCTGGAGCCGTTCGGTATAAGCACCCGCCGCGTCGCTGAAAAGCTTAAGGTTTCGCCTTCGACGTTTAACCGCCTGATTAACGGCGAAAGCAATGTCAGCCCTGAGATGGCGTTGCGGCTGTCGAAAACCCTGGGTCGCTCGGCCGAGAGCTGGCTCGCCCTGCAGGACAACTATGACCTGTGGCGTGCCAGGAGCCAGGTTGACTTGAAGGCCGTAGAGAAACTGGAAATTTCGGTTGCCTGACAAGTTGTTTGAGCGGAAGCTTTAAAGATGATTAAAAAAGTCGTCACCAAGCGCAGCCTGAGCAAAGCATCATCTATAAAAGAAGACCTGGCATTCTGGTTGAAAAAAAGCCCCAAGGAACGAGTTGCAGCCGTAGATTATCTCAGGACCCAATACCATGGAAGTTCAATCCGACTTCAGAGAACTGCTCGCGTTATTCAACGAACAAAAGGTTGATTACCTGATCGTGGGGGCCTATGCCCTGGCCTTTCATGGTGCACCGCGGTATACGGGTGATATGGATATTCTGGTTAAACCGGGCTCATCGAATGCTAAACGAATTCTGGCAGCTTTGAAAGACTTCGGTTTCGGATCGGTTGGCTTGAAACCGGAGGATTTTGAGAGCCCGGATAAGGTCATACAGCTGGGCGTCCCACCAGTCAGGGTGGACCTGCTCACGTCAATTACCGGGGTTTCGTGGGAAGAGGCTTTCTCAGGAAGGGTTAAAGACACATACGGCGAGGTTCCCGTTCATTATATTGGCCGTGAACAGTTTATATTGAATAAACGTGAGTTAGGAAGGAAAAAGGATCTTGCTGATCTTGAAGCCTTAGGTGAATAATGAGGTTTCAGTAAAAGCTACCGCTGAGCCACTCCTCAGAGCATCCGCCACACTAGCTAACTGCCATTTTCCCCGCTGAAGCTTCGCCACTACCTACAAATCATGCTAAATTTCCGCTGACTGTTTAGCCGCCTTGACCGGTGGCAGGGCTGCCGCACAAGGAAGGATTAATTACGAATGGAAGCAGAGACCCTCAAGCTTGTTGAAGATTTATATCCGCGCCTGAAGGAGGCCGTGAAGCAGGCCCGGAAGCGGCTGGGCCGCCCCCTGGCGTTCACCGAAAAGATTTTATTCGGGCACCTTTCCGAAGGAGTTGGCAAAAAGCCCCCGGAGCGGAGTGTCTCTTACGTCAACCTGCGGCCTGACCGGGTAGCTCTCCAGGACGCTACCGCCCAGATGGCCCTATTGCAGTTCATGCGCAGCGGGCGCAGCACCACCGCGGTGCCGACCACCGTTCACTGCGACCACCTCATTCGCGCTCAAACCGGCGCCAGCGCCGACCTACCCAATGCCCTGACCGAGAACGAAGAGGTCTACGCCTTCCTCAAAAGTGTGTCCAACAAGTACGGGATTGGATTCTGGCGGCCCGGGGCCGGGATTATCCACCAGGTGGTATTCGAGAACTATGC
This portion of the Candidatus Neomarinimicrobiota bacterium genome encodes:
- a CDS encoding type II toxin-antitoxin system RelE/ParE family toxin, whose translation is MAIDDMDIPGFRLHPLKGEYKCLWAINMSGNWRVTFRLHESNVYDVNYENYN
- a CDS encoding HigA family addiction module antitoxin, with the translated sequence MRMHNPPHPGEFIREVYLEPFGISTRRVAEKLKVSPSTFNRLINGESNVSPEMALRLSKTLGRSAESWLALQDNYDLWRARSQVDLKAVEKLEISVA